A genomic window from Elaeis guineensis isolate ETL-2024a chromosome 3, EG11, whole genome shotgun sequence includes:
- the LOC140856106 gene encoding uncharacterized protein — protein MNNFMYLLFGMMTVWDNIDFEDCTDEEVTACILKMTANRYRDRRCRLHKYYNELQAKGIDPVTQPYRNWAGPSDDWWWLCEHFGSEAFQRRSEANKVNRSKIDSIHTQGSASFAQRMKRIGLSRVDAYAKFYQNKSDEFMTEEARQHHEKCYN, from the exons atgaataattttatgtatttgctttttggtatgatgactgtgtgggataatattgacttcgaggattgtaccgacgaagaagtgacggcatgtattctcaaaatgactgcaaatagatacagagatcgacgatgtaggcttcataaatactataatgagctgcaggcgaaggggattgatcctgtgacccagccatacagaaattgggctgggcCTAGTGACGATTGGtggtggttatgtgagcattttggaagtgaggcatttcag cgacgatcggaggcgaataaggtgaataggagtaagattgattctattcacacgcaaggaagtgcctcttttgcacagagAATGAAGAGGATA ggactatccagagtcgacgcctatgctaaattctatcaaaacaagagtgacGAGTTCATGACCGAGGAGGCGAGACAgcatcat gaaaaatgttacaattga